A window of Scophthalmus maximus strain ysfricsl-2021 chromosome 10, ASM2237912v1, whole genome shotgun sequence contains these coding sequences:
- the mxtx1 gene encoding mix-type homeobox gene 1, with amino-acid sequence MWKDSSNDDARPAASSGGSSRSTSRRKRTSFSKEHVELLRATFETDPYPGISLRENLSQTTGLPESRIQVWFQNRRARTLKCKGAKKALWQSDSPDQDALTLPHVVGNRGPQVGPIPLPPQGPPPAYPTQVKEEMDEACYYQQCPPAYPTIEEHGHYGSMPGLQQGSLLDSGSSPHMRGYWPQPGSRTPPAQPLWCHSPLEMRKYSPSSSQAAAFMYPGSADQQTYMTFSNSHSSTPDTPDSGYWDVGVENSSPLDGQYSQLEDSWSGNVVEGCGESRHPGLAQLFPLPELSLQEILGELDEDWLGGGGLRSHTTAEEVAFC; translated from the exons ATGTGGAAGGACTCTAGCAATG ATGATGCCAGGCCTGCAGCCTCCAGCGGCGGCTCCTCTCGCAGCACCAGCCGCAGGAAGAGGACCAGCTTCTCCAAGGAACACGTGGAGCTCCTACGTGCCACCTTCGAAACCGACCCGTACCCTGGCATCAGCCTCCGGGAGAACCTCTCCCAGACCACAGGCCTGCCGGAGTCTCGCATCCAG GTGTGGTTCCAGAACAGAAGAGCTCGCACCCTGAAGTGCAAAGGTGCCAAGAAAGCGCTGTGGCAGTCTGACTCCCCAGATCAGGACGCTCTCACTCTGCCTCATGTTGTTGGCAACAGGGGGCCGCAGGTGGGCCCCATCCCTCTGCCACCTCAGGGACCCCCACCCGCCTACCCCAcccaggtgaaggaggagatggatgaaGCCTGCTACTACCAACAGTGTCCTCCTGCGTACCCCACCATCGAGGAGCATGGACATTACGGCTCCATGCCTGGGCTCCAGCAGGGCAGCCTGCTGGACAGCGGCTCAAGCCCACACATGAGGGGCTACTGGCCCCAGCCGGGCAGCCGCACCCCCCCTGCGCAGCCGCTGTGGTGCCACTCTCCACTGGAGATGAGGAAGTACAGCCCAAGCTCCAGCCAGGCAGCAGCCTTCATGTACCCGGGATCAGCCGATCAGCAGACGTACATGACCTTTTCCAACTCCCACTCCTCCACCCCAGACACCCCCGACTCTGGATACTGGGATGTCGGTGTGGAGAACAGCTCGCCGCTGGACGGCCAGTACTCGCAGCTGGAGGATTCGTGGAGCGGGAATGTTGTGGAAGGCTGCGGGGAGTCCAGACATCCAGGGCTGGCCCAGCTCTTCCCCCTGCCTGAACTTTCTCTGCAGGAGATTCTGGGCGAGTTGGACGAGGACTGGCTGGGAGGAGGTGGACTGCGTAGCCATACCACTGCGGAGGAAGTGGCTTTCTGCTGA
- the tmem254 gene encoding transmembrane protein 254 gives MAKSDGCDYFKRTSMFWIVSVTAAMGYFTCIVFVPERIPYEYLGFYGSFCKHLVDNYADIMYKGWLAAWAIHVFEAYIALKMCRDKGITNTTTRCMWVFQTFLFGFASLGLLLKYNPERPKQN, from the exons atgGCTAAAAGTGACGGATGCGATTACTTTAAAAGAACCAGCATGTTCTGGATCGTGTCGGTGACCGCCGCCATGGGATATTTTACT TGCATCGTGTTTGTGCCCGAAAGAATCCCGTACGAGTACCTTGGTTTTTACGGCAGCTTCTGCAAACACCTTGTGGACAATTACGCCGACATCATGTACAAAGG GTGGTTGGCAGCCTGGGCTATTCATGTCTTTGAGGCCTATATCGCTCTGAAGATGTGCAG AGACAAAGGTATCACCAACACGACCACACGCTGCATGTGGGTCTTCCAGACCTTTCTGTTCGGCTTCGCCTCCCTCGGCCTGCTCCTCAAGTACAACCCCGAGCGTCCCAAACAGAACTGA
- the LOC118283785 gene encoding L-threo-3-hydroxyaspartate ammonia-lyase has translation MNFAAQFFYSRYLGERLERLFSPRPALKDSEENDPFWQREELRLGPSQPGDSHKCGRVSNGTVGRRSTLIEPERLKDFGEEELLNGDVKVCDTKVTGSPEIMLMEPPKTRRVSEFRIVHRPPIQYLRFEDISAAAFRIQTGIQRTPCTYSRLSKQYGMEIYLKKEHLHYTGSVKERGVLYLLTSLTQEQQRKGVIVATDCNFSMAVAHHAVELKIPVFVIMPSCCSSPRLRNYRDYGAMVISYGSTGHDSQKHARHLAKENGYLYMEEDESAAYLAGLGTVGMEIYEQVPKVDAVVVPAAGQYGLLAGTAAAIKHLNPQILVIGIEPEGFPLLLQSLKTDGPVKDMHSNPNKKLYGDLVERSLGVNTFHLAKTLVNKVITVSEEDSLVAMLRFQEFERSTVDTEGAMGLAAILAGQLPELKGKKVAVVVSSANMELELVRQCVDRALVLDDRVSKFSVELGEWTGDMAKLLDVLSREDVRLLDVCHRRHSEKSDLFKAKVECVVETRDKTQSAQLRKMLSERYPSLCWLDR, from the exons ATGAACTTTGCCGCCCAGTTTTTCTACTCGAGGTACCTGGGCGAGCGACTTGAGCGATTGTTCTCACCCAGACCTGCACTTAAAGACAGCGAGGAGAATGACCCCTTCTGGCAGAG GGAGGAGTTGCGTCTGGGCCCCAGTCAACCTGGTGACTCTCACAAATGTGGCCGCGTCAGCAACGGCACCGTGGGCCGCAGATCCACCCTCATCGAACCCGAGCGGCTGAAGGACTTTGgtgaggaggagcttctcaaCGGGGACGTGAAGGTCTGTGACACCAAGGTGACGGGGAGTCCCGAGATCATGCTCATGGAGCCGCCCAAAACGAGGAGAGTCAGCGAGTTCCGGATCGTCCACAGACCTCCCATCCAGTACCTCCGCTTTGAGGACATCAGTGCAGCGGCCTTCAGGATCCAGACGGGGATACAGAGGACACCCTGCACG TACTCCAGACTGTCCAAACAGTACGGGATGGAGATCTACCTGAAGAAGGAGCACCTGCACTACACAGGCtctgtgaaggagagaggagtgcTGTACCTGCTCACCTCCCTCACCCAG gagcagcagaggaagggCGTGATCGTGGCCACGGACTGTAACTTCTCCATGGCCGTGGCTCACCACGCCGTGGAGCTGAAGATCCCGGTGTTCGTCATCATGCCGTCGTGCTGCTCCTCGCCTCGCCTCAGGAACTACAGGGACTACGGCGCCATGGTCATCTCCTACGGCAGCACCGGCCACGACTCCCAGAAACACGCCCGCCACCTGGCCAAAGAGAACGGATACCTCTATATGGAAGA AGATGAAAGTGCAGCGTACCTGGCAGGACTGGGCACCGTGGGCATGGAAATCTACGAACAAGTGCCCAAAGTGGACGCAGTGGTTGTGCCTGCGGCGGGACAGTATGGTCTCCTGGCCGgcaccgccgccgccatcaAACACCTCAACCCACAAATTCTCGTCATA GGAATCGAACCGGAAGGTTTCCCTCTGCTGCTACAATCTCTGAAAACGGACGGCCCGGTCAAAGACATGCACAGCAACCCCAACAAGAAACTCTACGGAG atCTGGTGGAGCGTTCGCTTGGCGTCAACACCTTCCACCTGGCGAAGACACTGGTAAATAAAGTCATCACTGTCAG CGAGGAGGACTCTCTGGTGGCGATGCTGCGTTTCCAGGAGTTTGAACGCTCCACTGTGGACACAGAGGGAGCCATGGGACTGGCTGCCATCCTGGCCGGACAACTGCCAGAACTGAAGGGCAAAAA GGTCGCTGTAGTGGTGAGCAGCGCGaacatggagctggagctggtgaGGCAGTGTGTCGACCGAGCCCTGGTGCTGGACGACCGGGTCAGTAAGTTCTCCGTGGAGCTGGGAGAATGGACGGGAGACATGGCCAAGCTCCTGGACGTCCTGTCCAGAGAGGACGTCAG GTTGTTGGACGTCTGCCATCGGAGACACAGTGAAAAGTCAGACCTCTTCAAAGCGAAG gtggAGTGTGTTGTGGAGACCAGGGATAAGACACAGAGCGCTCAGCTGCGCAAGATGCTGAGTGAGCGCTACCCGTCTCTGTGCTGGCTGGACCGGTGA
- the LOC118283620 gene encoding placenta-specific protein 9, whose protein sequence is MIRPPTSSIGLLLLLIGYAAAGPEPDLRPRAVRSSACQEHMNLHNRLDVVEKKVEDTVEKLEVEIAALLGSIEDPKWSPLLDNAGKTAVDILDEPGPWGPVLN, encoded by the exons ATGATCCGCCCCCCCACCTCCTCGAtcggactcctcctcctcctgattggCTACGCCGCAGCAG GTCCCGAGCCTGACCTGCGGCCCCGGGCGGTGCGTTCAAGTGCCTGTCAGGAGCACATGAACCTTCACAACCGGCTGGATGTGGTGGAGAAG AAAGTGGAGGACACCGTGGAGAAGTTGGAGGTTGAGATTGCTGCTCTTCTCGGTTCTATAGAAGACCCAAAGTGGAGCCCCCTGTTGGACAACGCAGGAAAAACAGCGGTGGACATCCTGGACGAACCGGGCCCGTGGGGGCCGGTCCTAAATTAA
- the LOC118283617 gene encoding serine/threonine-protein kinase 32C-like isoform X3: MYAMKYMNKQQCIERDEVRNVFRELEILQEIEHVFLVNLWYSFQDEEDMFMVVDLLLGGDLRYHLQQSVQFSEDAVKLYLCEMTLALDYLQNQHIIHRDVKPDNILLDEQGHAHLTDFNIATIIKNGERATALAGTKPYMAPEIFQSFVSGGTGYAFEVDWWSLGVTIFEVLRGWRPYDIHASNSVESLIQLFSTVSVQYSPAWPKDLVSLLRKLLTVNPEHRFSSVSDMQNSPYLADVNWDTVYEKKMEAGFVPNKGRLHCDPTFELEEMILESRPLHKKKKRLAKNRSRDNSKDSQSENDYLQECLEVVQQEFMIFNRERLKRRQDEGQSEAGGDDASGDGDREAEAGATDDDAPEPEPEPEPEPEPEPESSSKLSMCGSVCSSPGSC, encoded by the exons GTACTCGTTTCAGGATGAGGAGGACATGTTCATGGTGGTGGACCTCCTGCTGGGAGGAGACCTGCGCTACCACCTGCAGCAGAGCGTTCAGTTCAGCGAGGACGCTGTCAAACTCTACCTCTGTGAGATGACACTGGCGCTGGACTACCTGCAGAACCAGCACATCATCCATAG ggATGTCAAGCCGGACAATATTCTTCTGGATGAGCAAG GTCATGCTCACTTGACGGACTTCAACATCGCAACAATAATAAAGAACGGAGAGAGAGCCACAGCCTTAGCTGGAACCAAGCCCTACATGG CCCCAGAGATCTTCCAGTCCTTTGTAAGTGGGGGGACGGGTTACGCCTTTGAAGTAGACTGGTGGTCACTAGGGGTGACAATCTTCGAAGTGCTGCGTGGATGG AGGCCCTACGATATCCATGCCAGTAACTCAGTGGAGTCCCTGATTCAGCTCTTCAGCACAGTCAGTGTGCAGTACAGTCCCGCCTGGCCCAAGGACCTGGTTTCCCTCTTGAGGAAG CTACTGACAGTGAACCCAGAGCATCGTTTCTCCAGTGTGTCCGACATGCAGAACTCTCCCTACCTCGCTGACGTCAACTGGGACACTGTATatgagaagaagatggaggccGGATTTGTCCCTAAT AAAGGTCGCCTCCACTGCGACCCCACCTTTGAACTGGAGGAGATGATCCTGGAGTCGCGTCCCcttcacaagaagaagaagaggctggCCAAGAACCGGTCTCGGGACAACAGCAAGGATTCGCAGTCT GAGAACGACTACTTACAGGAGTGCCTTGAAGTGGTGCAGCAAGAGTTCATGATCTTCAACCGTGAGAG GTTGAAAAGGCGCCAGGATGAGGGCCAGTCAGAAGCCGGGGGTGATGATGCCAGTGGAGATGGGGACAGAGAGGCCGAAGCCGGGGCCACCGATGACGACGCACCCGAgccagaacctgaacctgagcCCGAGCCCGAGCCCGAGCCCGAGTCCTCCTCCAAGCTGAGCATGTGCggctccgtctgctcctcccccGGCAGCTGCTAG